One region of Campylobacter concisus genomic DNA includes:
- the rbfA gene encoding 30S ribosome-binding factor RbfA, whose product MNANEIKRMRTESVLKELIPEALATLEDGILKGLCVTDVECKKGRYDAFVYLDKMAFDEREQEYILGHLKRVCRHLQNHCMAAEGWYRCPNFHFKFDDRLEYQNHMDKLFDKISKDLNKNG is encoded by the coding sequence ATGAACGCTAACGAAATAAAGCGTATGAGAACAGAGAGTGTGCTAAAAGAGCTCATTCCAGAGGCTCTAGCTACTCTTGAAGATGGTATTTTAAAGGGGCTTTGTGTCACTGATGTCGAATGTAAAAAGGGCAGATACGACGCCTTTGTTTATCTTGATAAAATGGCTTTTGATGAGCGTGAACAAGAGTATATTTTGGGACATTTAAAGCGAGTTTGTAGGCATTTGCAAAACCACTGCATGGCAGCTGAGGGTTGGTATAGATGTCCAAATTTTCACTTTAAATTTGACGATAGATTAGAGTATCAAAACCATATGGATAAGTTGTTTGATAAAATTTCAAAGGATTTAAACAAAAATGGATAA
- the thrB gene encoding homoserine kinase, which produces MNILVPATSANLGPGFDALGLSLKLFNSVKIEPAKFSSVSINGEGSGSVNLKRNNIFLSIFNEIFFELTGKNGNFRVVFENNIPFSRGLGSSSAVIVGAIASAYEMAGFKASKDTVLNKAIIYETHPDNISPAVHGGFISAIVKNGNVYANKINLSDEIKAVVVIPNKPMSTSSSRQILPKNYTMKECVNNLSHAAFLTSCFYEKKYDLLKIASKDLMHEERRMHALEELFEVRKVAYENGALMSTLSGSGSSFLNIAYKDDAKNLQDILKSKFGDFRVEVFSFDNDGYEITQS; this is translated from the coding sequence TTGAATATCTTAGTGCCTGCAACAAGTGCGAATTTGGGCCCTGGTTTTGATGCTTTGGGGCTTAGTTTGAAGCTTTTTAATAGTGTGAAAATCGAGCCAGCAAAATTTAGCTCAGTGTCGATAAACGGCGAAGGCAGTGGAAGTGTAAATTTAAAGAGAAATAATATATTCTTAAGTATTTTTAATGAAATTTTTTTTGAGCTAACTGGAAAAAATGGAAATTTTAGAGTCGTTTTTGAAAATAATATTCCATTTTCAAGGGGACTTGGCAGTAGCTCCGCTGTTATCGTTGGGGCCATTGCTTCAGCGTACGAAATGGCTGGCTTTAAGGCAAGTAAAGATACAGTTTTAAATAAAGCTATCATCTATGAAACCCATCCTGATAATATCTCGCCAGCAGTTCACGGCGGATTTATCAGCGCGATCGTAAAAAATGGCAATGTCTACGCAAATAAAATAAATTTAAGTGACGAGATAAAAGCAGTAGTTGTTATCCCAAATAAACCAATGAGTACATCCTCGTCAAGACAAATTTTACCAAAGAACTATACGATGAAAGAGTGTGTAAATAACTTATCTCATGCTGCTTTTTTAACGTCTTGTTTTTATGAAAAAAAGTATGATCTCTTAAAAATAGCAAGCAAAGATTTGATGCATGAAGAGCGTAGAATGCACGCTTTAGAAGAACTTTTTGAAGTTAGAAAAGTAGCTTATGAAAATGGTGCTTTAATGAGCACGCTTTCAGGCTCAGGTTCAAGCTTTTTAAACATCGCTTACAAAGATGATGCTAAAAATTTACAAGATATTTTAAAGAGTAAATTTGGTGATTTTAGGGTTGAGGTTTTTTCATTTGATAACGATGGATACGAAATTACGCAAAGCTAA
- the infB gene encoding translation initiation factor IF-2: MSNVRISEIANELGYPSKEIVEKAQELGLKVKTHSNAVSLEEAEAIYEYVQTGVIPDKFKKKKSEPKSKKEPKKEVEKESVKKEEKQKSEPKKATTKTESKSVKAEPKKEAQILEEKQKIEPKKEEIKVEQKQVEAPRPKESLADVTQKRRGLVIVKKKKDYEAPIATKEEKKPEPSIANISDFKSMFSANDENLAKKKKKDKKVVVASKKDSAQKMDLLGGSDFGDIVLEDEDVVVLPDFSFKTPAPVPAQKTKQPNVMRTTVNNTINSFGEGGIQRRARKKHKKPENKQNNEAVTSVNIPKEIRVYEFAEKLNKQPSEIIGKLFMLGMMTTKNDFLDEDAIEILADEFNVEVNIIDDQKEFDYVAAYEEEIKDDENLQPRAPVITIMGHVDHGKTSLLDYIRKSRVAAGEAGGITQHVGAYMVNKNGKNITFIDTPGHEAFTAMRARGAGVTDIVIIVVAADDGVKPQTKEAVSHAKAAGVPIIIAINKMDKESANPDLVKTGLAELDIMPTEWGGKYEFVPISAKTGMGIDDLLEIVLLQADLLELKANPKANAKATVIESSLQKGRGPVATIIVENGTLHVGDTVVAGVAYGKIRSLLDDQGKPLQDIKPGECGVIVGLSEIAEAGETLIGVKTDKEAREYAQKKAEYIRQKELSKSTKVSIDELSAKIAEGELKTLPVIIKADVGGSLEALKASLEKLANDEIRVNVIHSGVGGITQSDVALASASEDCVILGFNIRPTGEIKEKAKESGVEIKTYNVIYNLIDDVKAILGGLMSPIIREEQLGQAQVRQVIHVPKVGAIAGCIVTEGTINRGAKIRLIREGVVVYEGLVSSLKRFKDDVKEVAKGYECGVGIENFNDIRENDYIESFKEVKEKATL; the protein is encoded by the coding sequence ATGAGCAATGTTAGGATTTCAGAGATCGCAAACGAGCTTGGCTATCCAAGTAAAGAGATAGTAGAAAAAGCTCAAGAGTTAGGATTAAAAGTCAAAACTCACTCAAATGCAGTTAGCCTTGAAGAGGCCGAAGCTATATATGAATATGTTCAAACTGGCGTGATACCAGATAAATTTAAAAAGAAAAAGAGTGAACCTAAATCAAAAAAAGAGCCTAAAAAAGAAGTAGAAAAAGAGTCAGTAAAAAAAGAAGAAAAACAAAAAAGCGAACCTAAAAAAGCTACTACTAAAACTGAGTCAAAGTCAGTAAAAGCTGAGCCTAAGAAAGAGGCACAAATTTTAGAAGAAAAACAAAAAATTGAGCCTAAAAAAGAAGAAATCAAAGTAGAGCAAAAACAAGTCGAAGCTCCAAGACCAAAAGAGAGTTTGGCTGATGTGACTCAAAAAAGACGTGGTCTTGTGATAGTAAAAAAGAAAAAAGATTATGAAGCGCCAATTGCTACAAAAGAAGAGAAAAAGCCTGAACCAAGCATAGCTAACATAAGCGATTTTAAAAGTATGTTTTCAGCAAATGATGAAAATTTAGCTAAGAAAAAGAAAAAAGATAAAAAAGTAGTTGTTGCAAGTAAAAAGGATAGCGCCCAGAAGATGGATCTGCTTGGCGGAAGTGATTTTGGTGACATCGTACTAGAAGATGAAGATGTAGTTGTTCTTCCTGATTTTAGCTTTAAAACCCCAGCACCAGTACCTGCTCAAAAGACAAAACAGCCAAATGTTATGAGAACTACGGTCAACAATACGATAAATTCATTTGGCGAAGGTGGTATTCAAAGAAGAGCTAGAAAAAAACACAAAAAGCCTGAAAATAAACAAAACAATGAAGCTGTGACGTCTGTAAATATTCCAAAAGAAATTCGTGTTTATGAATTTGCTGAAAAGCTAAATAAGCAGCCAAGTGAGATCATAGGTAAGTTATTTATGCTTGGTATGATGACAACAAAAAATGACTTTTTGGATGAAGATGCGATAGAAATTTTGGCTGATGAGTTTAATGTAGAGGTTAATATCATCGACGATCAAAAAGAATTTGACTACGTAGCAGCCTATGAAGAAGAGATAAAAGACGATGAAAATCTCCAGCCAAGAGCACCAGTCATAACCATCATGGGTCACGTTGATCATGGTAAAACTTCATTGCTTGATTACATAAGAAAATCACGTGTAGCAGCAGGAGAGGCTGGTGGTATCACTCAGCATGTCGGTGCTTACATGGTAAACAAAAACGGCAAAAATATCACATTTATCGACACTCCAGGTCATGAAGCGTTTACTGCTATGCGTGCAAGAGGGGCTGGTGTAACTGATATAGTTATCATTGTTGTTGCAGCAGATGACGGCGTAAAACCACAAACAAAAGAGGCGGTTAGTCACGCAAAAGCTGCAGGCGTACCAATAATCATTGCTATAAATAAAATGGATAAAGAGTCAGCAAATCCTGACCTAGTAAAGACTGGTCTTGCCGAGCTTGATATCATGCCAACAGAGTGGGGCGGAAAGTATGAATTTGTGCCAATCTCTGCAAAAACAGGCATGGGTATAGATGATCTACTTGAGATCGTACTTTTACAAGCTGATCTTTTAGAACTAAAAGCAAATCCAAAGGCAAATGCAAAAGCAACTGTTATCGAGAGCTCACTTCAAAAAGGCCGTGGTCCAGTAGCTACCATCATCGTTGAAAATGGCACGCTTCATGTTGGGGATACTGTCGTAGCTGGCGTTGCGTATGGAAAGATAAGAAGCTTACTTGATGATCAAGGTAAACCTTTGCAAGATATAAAACCAGGTGAATGTGGCGTGATAGTAGGTCTTAGCGAGATAGCAGAGGCAGGCGAGACATTAATAGGCGTAAAAACTGACAAAGAGGCTCGTGAATACGCGCAGAAAAAGGCTGAATATATCCGCCAAAAAGAGCTTAGTAAGAGCACGAAAGTTAGTATTGACGAGCTTAGTGCTAAGATCGCTGAGGGTGAGTTAAAGACGCTTCCAGTCATCATCAAAGCTGACGTTGGTGGTTCACTTGAGGCACTAAAAGCAAGTCTAGAAAAACTAGCAAATGATGAGATCAGGGTAAATGTCATCCACTCAGGTGTTGGTGGCATCACACAGAGCGACGTGGCACTTGCTAGTGCGAGTGAGGACTGCGTAATTCTTGGCTTTAACATAAGGCCAACTGGCGAGATAAAAGAAAAAGCAAAAGAGAGTGGCGTTGAGATTAAAACTTATAACGTTATTTATAATTTAATTGACGATGTGAAGGCGATTTTGGGTGGATTAATGTCGCCGATCATCAGAGAAGAGCAGCTTGGTCAAGCTCAGGTTCGCCAAGTGATCCATGTACCAAAAGTTGGTGCTATTGCTGGATGTATCGTCACTGAGGGCACAATAAACAGAGGTGCAAAAATTCGCCTTATTAGAGAAGGCGTGGTCGTTTATGAGGGCTTAGTAAGCTCACTAAAACGCTTCAAGGATGATGTCAAAGAGGTCGCTAAAGGTTATGAGTGTGGCGTTGGTATCGAAAATTTCAACGACATCAGAGAAAACGACTATATCGAAAGCTTTAAAGAAGTCAAGGAGAAAGCTACTCTATGA
- a CDS encoding glycoprotease, which translates to MVGVYKDGVKFDEITTDEHVSEALIKILENLSSKFNITKIIYANTPGSFMGLKVAYVILKTFSLAKGCEFYAVSGFSLNGGQAIRANKNLSFILKDGKILLEKVGPVGFRLPLNLDELKLNSDTLPDYIIQAV; encoded by the coding sequence TTGGTTGGGGTTTATAAAGACGGCGTAAAATTTGATGAAATTACTACTGATGAACATGTCAGTGAAGCTTTGATAAAAATCTTAGAAAATTTATCCTCTAAATTTAATATCACAAAAATTATCTATGCAAATACGCCAGGAAGCTTTATGGGGTTAAAGGTGGCCTATGTTATCTTAAAGACTTTCTCTTTAGCAAAGGGTTGCGAATTTTATGCGGTTAGCGGCTTTAGCTTAAATGGAGGCCAAGCGATCAGAGCAAATAAAAATTTAAGCTTCATTTTAAAAGATGGCAAAATTTTACTTGAAAAAGTAGGGCCAGTAGGATTTAGGTTGCCTTTAAATTTAGATGAATTAAAACTAAATTCAGATACACTTCCAGATTATATCATCCAAGCAGTTTAG
- a CDS encoding formate--tetrahydrofolate ligase yields the protein MLSDIEITHQTKLEHISKVAARLGLSEEELELYGKFKAKISPRLEPSNSKLILVTATNPTPYGEGKTTMSIGLADALNSLNKKVCLALREPSLGPVFGIKGGAAGGGYSQLAPMEDLNLHFTGDFHAITSANNLISAMIDNSLYQENPLKIEKILWKRCMDMNDRALRFITVGQGGRTDGVPREDGFNITAASEIMAVLCLATSLSDLKERVANIMVAYDSDKKPIYVRDLGCEDAVCILLKDAIKPNLFQTLEHTPTLVHGGPFANIAHGCNSVIATKTALNLADYVITEAGFGSELGAEKFLDIKCRIADIRPSAVVLVSTIRSLKYNGEANKDEITKPDMNALKKGIENLGGHIENLKVKFGQNVVVALNKFGFDTDEEINFVKEYCRELGVEVAVCENFLKGGKGALELAELVLKACDKPSKINFTYEMSDDTKTKIEKVAKEIYGAGEVVFEEAALKKLEMIKELNLSHLPVCIAKTQYSFSDDAKLLGRAKGFTFSVKDLDIRTGAGFIVAVCGKIMLMPGLPKVPAAVNMKIDADGKIDGLS from the coding sequence ATGCTAAGCGACATTGAGATAACTCATCAAACAAAGCTAGAACATATCAGTAAAGTTGCCGCAAGATTAGGCTTAAGTGAAGAAGAGCTCGAGCTTTACGGAAAATTTAAGGCTAAAATTTCCCCTAGACTTGAGCCATCAAACTCAAAGCTCATCTTAGTCACCGCGACTAACCCAACCCCATACGGCGAAGGCAAAACGACTATGTCGATCGGTCTAGCTGACGCACTAAATTCACTTAATAAAAAGGTTTGTTTAGCACTTCGCGAGCCATCTCTTGGACCAGTTTTTGGCATAAAGGGTGGAGCAGCAGGTGGCGGCTACTCGCAGCTTGCGCCGATGGAAGATCTAAATTTACACTTTACAGGCGATTTTCATGCTATAACATCGGCAAATAATCTTATCTCGGCGATGATAGACAATAGTCTTTATCAAGAAAACCCACTCAAAATAGAGAAAATTTTATGGAAGCGCTGTATGGATATGAATGATCGCGCGCTTAGATTTATCACAGTAGGACAGGGTGGTAGAACGGACGGCGTGCCAAGAGAAGATGGCTTTAACATCACTGCTGCAAGCGAGATTATGGCTGTGCTTTGTCTGGCTACGAGCCTCTCTGATCTAAAAGAGCGCGTGGCAAACATCATGGTCGCCTATGATAGCGACAAAAAGCCTATCTATGTACGTGATCTAGGCTGCGAAGACGCTGTTTGTATACTTTTAAAAGATGCGATCAAGCCAAATTTATTTCAAACACTTGAACATACACCTACGCTCGTGCATGGTGGTCCATTTGCAAACATCGCACACGGCTGCAACTCCGTCATCGCAACAAAAACAGCTCTAAATTTAGCAGACTATGTCATCACTGAGGCCGGCTTTGGCTCGGAGCTTGGTGCGGAGAAATTTTTAGATATAAAATGCAGGATCGCTGATATAAGGCCAAGCGCTGTGGTGCTTGTAAGTACGATCAGATCGCTAAAATATAACGGTGAAGCCAACAAAGATGAGATCACAAAACCAGATATGAACGCCCTTAAAAAAGGTATAGAAAACCTTGGCGGACACATCGAAAATTTAAAAGTCAAATTCGGACAAAATGTAGTCGTAGCGCTTAATAAATTTGGCTTTGACACTGATGAAGAAATAAATTTCGTAAAAGAGTACTGCCGTGAGCTTGGCGTAGAAGTGGCAGTTTGTGAGAATTTCTTAAAAGGTGGTAAAGGTGCACTTGAGCTTGCTGAGCTAGTTTTAAAAGCGTGTGATAAGCCAAGCAAGATAAATTTCACATACGAGATGAGTGATGATACGAAAACTAAAATAGAAAAAGTCGCTAAGGAAATTTATGGAGCTGGTGAGGTAGTCTTTGAAGAGGCCGCTCTTAAAAAACTTGAGATGATAAAAGAGCTAAATTTAAGCCATTTGCCAGTTTGTATCGCAAAAACGCAGTACTCATTTAGCGATGATGCGAAGCTTTTGGGTAGAGCAAAGGGTTTTACATTTAGCGTAAAAGACCTTGATATTAGAACGGGAGCTGGCTTTATCGTCGCGGTTTGCGGTAAGATCATGCTGATGCCAGGACTTCCAAAAGTGCCAGCTGCGGTCAATATGAAGATAGACGCAGATGGCAAGATCGACGGCTTGTCGTAA
- the lpxC gene encoding UDP-3-O-acyl-N-acetylglucosamine deacetylase: MKQTTIARRVETVGIGLHKGEPIRLILEPLDANSGIILHREDLGISFKAEPKNVINTQMATVVGNEKGFISTIEHLMSAINGYGIDNIRISVDANEIPVMDGSAISFCMLLDEAGIRYLDAGKKVILVRREVEVVEGSKFVRTSPSRSPKFDYTIKFDHPVIGEQRYVFDFSKSSFIKNIARARTFGFLKDLQRLQAQNLALGASLDNAVAIDDTHILNPEGLRFENEFVRHKILDAIGDLSLLGAPLLGDYTAFAGSHDLNHKLTLALMADEKNYEIATLNGELLKEYQKVFA, encoded by the coding sequence TTGAAACAAACTACTATCGCAAGACGCGTTGAGACCGTTGGTATAGGGCTTCATAAAGGTGAGCCGATAAGACTTATACTAGAACCTCTTGATGCAAATTCTGGCATTATTTTGCACCGCGAAGATCTTGGTATTAGTTTTAAAGCTGAACCTAAAAATGTTATAAATACGCAGATGGCAACTGTTGTTGGCAACGAAAAGGGCTTTATTAGTACGATTGAGCATCTAATGTCAGCCATAAATGGTTATGGCATTGATAATATTAGAATTTCTGTTGATGCAAATGAAATTCCAGTGATGGATGGTAGTGCAATAAGCTTTTGTATGCTACTTGATGAGGCTGGCATAAGATATCTTGATGCTGGCAAAAAAGTAATTCTTGTCAGACGTGAAGTTGAGGTTGTTGAGGGTTCTAAATTTGTACGAACTTCACCTTCAAGAAGTCCAAAATTTGACTATACGATAAAATTTGATCATCCAGTTATTGGTGAACAAAGATATGTTTTTGATTTTAGTAAAAGCTCATTTATAAAAAATATAGCTCGTGCTAGAACTTTTGGATTTTTGAAAGATTTACAACGTTTGCAAGCTCAAAATTTAGCTCTTGGTGCATCGCTTGATAATGCCGTGGCAATCGATGATACGCATATCCTAAATCCAGAAGGTTTGAGATTTGAAAATGAGTTTGTAAGGCACAAAATTTTAGATGCGATTGGTGATTTGAGCTTGCTTGGGGCGCCTTTATTGGGCGATTATACAGCATTTGCTGGAAGTCATGATCTAAATCACAAATTAACTCTTGCTTTGATGGCCGATGAGAAAAACTACGAGATCGCAACCTTAAATGGCGAACTTCTAAAAGAGTATCAAAAGGTATTTGCATAG
- the rimP gene encoding ribosome maturation factor RimP, with product MDNLDKLVRECGVELYDSEIANENGRAIFRVYITKNGGVSLDDCEKVSRLLSPIFDVTPPVSGDYNLEVSSPGLERKLSKPSHFKASVGELVKVQTEADKFTGRLIKADEENIVVENEEGIFEINISEIKKAKTYLEW from the coding sequence ATGGATAATTTAGACAAACTAGTACGCGAATGTGGCGTCGAGCTTTACGACAGCGAGATCGCAAATGAAAACGGCAGGGCTATTTTTAGAGTTTACATCACAAAAAATGGCGGAGTGAGTCTTGATGACTGCGAAAAAGTAAGCCGTCTGCTCTCACCTATTTTTGACGTGACCCCGCCAGTTAGTGGAGACTACAACCTAGAGGTTAGCTCACCCGGTCTTGAAAGAAAACTTAGTAAGCCGTCTCATTTTAAAGCGAGTGTTGGCGAGCTTGTGAAAGTTCAAACCGAGGCTGATAAATTTACAGGAAGACTCATAAAAGCAGATGAAGAGAACATTGTAGTTGAAAACGAAGAGGGGATTTTTGAGATCAACATCAGTGAGATAAAAAAAGCAAAAACATATTTGGAGTGGTAA